One Phycisphaera mikurensis NBRC 102666 DNA window includes the following coding sequences:
- a CDS encoding ZIP family metal transporter — MSPTTLILLYCLAILGASLLGGLLPLFLRLGHTGTQVMMSAVAGFMLGVAVLHMLGHALPEASSTQAALLWLLGGFLMMFFTERFFAWHHHDLPGGHMHAAGETGHGHEHDERAAPVAAPAKGRMHWAGALVGMSIHSLVSGIALAAAVAAGTLGDPGGGEAGGLAGLAVLLAILGHKPLDALTVVGLAHASGIRLRRAHLLNAGFALVEPLGVLAAWWGLTAFFHSHPGVTPAALAFSAGTFLCIALSDLLPEVQFHKHDRLKLSFALLLGLSAAWGIGLLEGDHHHHGHAGHGAAANHADHPHEDGHAHRDGHAHHDGHGEHDHHGDHAHRGEAQRGSGDHAGHAHGPAPRAGE, encoded by the coding sequence ATGTCGCCGACCACGCTCATCCTGCTCTATTGCCTCGCGATCCTGGGCGCTTCCCTGCTGGGGGGTTTGCTGCCGCTGTTCCTGCGGCTGGGCCACACCGGCACGCAGGTGATGATGTCCGCCGTCGCGGGCTTCATGCTCGGCGTCGCGGTGCTGCACATGCTCGGGCACGCGCTGCCGGAGGCGTCCAGCACGCAGGCGGCGCTGCTGTGGCTGCTCGGCGGCTTCTTGATGATGTTCTTCACCGAGCGGTTCTTCGCGTGGCACCACCACGACCTGCCGGGCGGGCACATGCACGCCGCCGGTGAAACCGGCCACGGCCACGAGCACGATGAGCGGGCCGCCCCCGTCGCGGCGCCCGCGAAGGGCCGGATGCACTGGGCCGGGGCCCTCGTCGGGATGTCGATCCACTCGCTGGTCTCGGGCATCGCGCTCGCCGCGGCGGTGGCGGCCGGGACGCTCGGCGACCCCGGCGGTGGCGAGGCCGGCGGCCTCGCCGGCCTCGCCGTGCTGCTGGCGATCCTCGGCCACAAGCCGCTGGACGCCCTCACCGTCGTCGGCCTCGCTCACGCCTCGGGCATCCGCCTCCGGCGGGCGCACCTGCTCAACGCCGGCTTCGCGTTGGTCGAGCCGCTGGGCGTGCTGGCGGCGTGGTGGGGCCTCACCGCCTTCTTCCACAGCCACCCGGGGGTGACCCCCGCGGCGCTGGCGTTCTCCGCCGGCACCTTCCTGTGCATCGCCCTGTCGGACCTCCTGCCCGAGGTGCAGTTCCACAAGCACGACCGGCTGAAGCTCTCCTTCGCGCTGCTGCTGGGCTTGTCGGCGGCGTGGGGCATCGGGCTGCTCGAGGGGGACCACCACCACCACGGGCACGCCGGGCACGGAGCCGCCGCGAACCACGCCGACCATCCCCATGAGGACGGCCATGCCCACCGAGACGGCCACGCCCACCACGACGGCCACGGGGAGCACGATCACCACGGCGATCACGCCCACCGCGGGGAGGCGCAGCGGGGCTCAGGCGATCACGCCGGTCACGCCCACGGACCGGCGCCCCGAGCAGGCGAGTGA